One region of Streptomyces davaonensis JCM 4913 genomic DNA includes:
- a CDS encoding GntR family transcriptional regulator, translating to MVVTQENVAVNGSRRLSPQEIADILRERIRAGELKAGDRLPTQAELAEEFNVERGTVRQALRALQEDGLLSNVSKGSPPRIAVPAPALGEPQPTMVGLAPRLVEAFAARHVSVDVVSHSAETLMLALGDPLRRIHEGTLRPESIDVRILLPSRDITLAFPVLIEGDADDDSLHRRWLGIRNAQAQVLRHNLQAVRATHGIDVHVTFRALPFTPPVKLYLLNGEEALIGYYVVTEREEEYESRTLEMYDAVGAQSLLFSFAKQAADRDGAFVEESQKWFDALWETISTELTLS from the coding sequence TTGGTCGTGACACAGGAGAACGTGGCAGTGAACGGCAGCAGAAGGCTCTCCCCCCAGGAGATCGCCGACATCCTGCGGGAGCGGATCCGCGCCGGCGAGCTCAAGGCGGGCGACCGCCTGCCCACCCAGGCGGAACTCGCCGAGGAGTTCAACGTCGAGCGCGGCACCGTCCGGCAGGCCCTGCGCGCGCTCCAGGAGGACGGCCTGCTCAGCAACGTCAGCAAGGGCAGCCCGCCGCGGATCGCCGTCCCGGCGCCCGCCCTGGGCGAGCCCCAGCCGACGATGGTCGGACTGGCCCCGCGGCTGGTCGAGGCGTTCGCCGCCCGGCACGTGAGCGTGGACGTCGTCTCCCACTCCGCCGAGACCCTGATGCTGGCTCTCGGCGATCCGCTGCGCCGGATCCACGAGGGCACCCTGCGCCCGGAGTCGATCGACGTCCGCATCCTGCTGCCCTCCCGCGACATCACGCTGGCCTTCCCCGTCCTGATCGAGGGCGACGCCGACGACGACTCCCTGCACCGGCGCTGGCTGGGCATCCGCAACGCCCAGGCCCAGGTCCTGCGCCACAACCTCCAGGCCGTCCGCGCCACCCACGGCATCGACGTGCACGTCACCTTCCGCGCGCTGCCCTTCACCCCGCCGGTGAAGCTCTACCTACTCAACGGCGAGGAGGCGCTGATCGGGTACTACGTGGTCACGGAGCGCGAGGAGGAGTACGAGAGCAGGACCCTGGAGATGTACGACGCGGTCGGCGCCCAGTCCCTGCTGTTCTCCTTCGCCAAGCAGGCCGCTGACCGTGATGGAGCCTTCGTGGAGGAATCCCAGAAGTGGTTCGACGCCCTCTGGGAAACCATCTCCACTGAGCTGACACTCTCCTAG
- a CDS encoding HAD family hydrolase, with protein MTERTENDPEELRNLISNARVVLWDFDGPVCRLFAGHTAERVATELVEWLEGRGLRSLLTADERKSPDPQIVLRAVDRRHPGSDLVAELEERLTKEELRAAVSAMPTPYADPLIRTWTAVGSRLAVATNNSPRVVRSYLASRGLTSCFNPHIYGRTQQLNHLKPDPHCLNRALNAMGAAPKAALMIGDTPSDYLAARSAGVPFLGYARNGYKERLLRDAGARWVVDSLWPVLRAVRDQG; from the coding sequence GTGACCGAACGGACCGAGAACGACCCCGAGGAACTCCGGAACCTGATCAGCAACGCCCGCGTGGTGCTCTGGGACTTCGACGGGCCCGTCTGCCGTCTGTTCGCCGGGCACACGGCGGAGCGGGTGGCGACCGAATTGGTGGAGTGGCTGGAAGGGCGCGGTCTGCGCAGTCTGCTCACGGCCGACGAACGCAAGTCCCCCGACCCGCAGATCGTGCTACGCGCCGTGGACCGCCGCCACCCGGGCAGCGACCTGGTCGCCGAGCTGGAGGAACGTTTGACCAAGGAGGAGCTGCGGGCCGCCGTCTCCGCCATGCCGACGCCGTACGCCGATCCGCTGATCCGCACCTGGACCGCGGTCGGCTCCCGGCTGGCCGTCGCCACCAACAACTCGCCGCGGGTGGTGCGCAGTTACCTCGCGAGCCGGGGGCTCACCTCCTGCTTCAACCCGCACATCTACGGCCGCACCCAGCAGTTGAACCACCTCAAGCCCGATCCGCACTGTCTGAACCGCGCCCTGAACGCGATGGGCGCGGCCCCCAAAGCGGCGCTGATGATCGGCGACACCCCCTCCGACTACCTCGCCGCCCGGAGCGCGGGAGTTCCGTTCCTGGGCTACGCGCGTAACGGCTACAAGGAGCGGCTGCTGCGGGACGCGGGGGCGCGGTGGGTCGTCGACTCGCTGTGGCCGGTGCTTCGAGCGGTTCGGGACCAGGGCTGA
- a CDS encoding DUF1416 domain-containing protein, which translates to MCGAKAGGPDASTIKPGETTIQGQVTKDGEPIVGYVRLLDSTGEFTAEVPTSATGQFRFYAAEGTWTVRALVPGGTADRTVVAQQGGLAEVAIAV; encoded by the coding sequence ATGTGCGGAGCGAAGGCCGGCGGCCCCGACGCCTCGACGATCAAGCCCGGTGAGACCACCATCCAGGGCCAGGTGACCAAGGACGGCGAGCCCATCGTCGGCTACGTCCGTCTGCTCGACTCGACCGGCGAGTTCACCGCGGAGGTCCCCACCTCCGCCACGGGCCAGTTCCGCTTCTACGCGGCCGAGGGCACCTGGACCGTCCGTGCGCTGGTTCCCGGCGGCACGGCCGACCGTACCGTCGTCGCCCAGCAGGGCGGCCTGGCGGAGGTCGCCATCGCCGTCTGA
- the dtd gene encoding D-aminoacyl-tRNA deacylase has translation MRAVVQRVDGASVVVEGQTVGEIVGEGLCVLVGVTHDDTKEKAAQLARKLWSIRMLDDEKSCSDIDAPLLVISQFTLYGDARKGRRPTWNAAAPGDVAEPLVDEVVAQLRALGATVATGRFGAKMRVSLTNDGPFTVQLEL, from the coding sequence ATGCGTGCAGTGGTACAGAGAGTGGACGGCGCGAGCGTCGTCGTCGAGGGGCAGACCGTCGGAGAGATCGTCGGCGAAGGACTGTGCGTCCTCGTCGGCGTGACCCATGACGACACCAAGGAGAAAGCGGCCCAACTCGCCCGCAAACTCTGGTCGATCCGCATGCTGGACGACGAGAAGTCGTGCAGCGACATCGACGCCCCGCTCCTGGTCATCAGCCAGTTCACGCTCTACGGCGACGCCCGCAAGGGCCGCCGCCCCACCTGGAACGCCGCCGCCCCCGGCGACGTGGCCGAGCCGCTGGTCGACGAGGTCGTGGCCCAGCTGCGCGCCCTCGGCGCGACCGTGGCGACGGGCCGCTTCGGCGCCAAGATGCGGGTGTCCCTGACCAACGACGGCCCGTTCACCGTCCAGTTGGAGCTCTAG
- a CDS encoding FABP family protein yields the protein MIEIPSDLHKDLVPLAFLLGNWAGAGVHDFPGAEKCNFGQEVTFTHDGRDFLEYHSHTWVLDNDGNKVRPLESEHGFWRVDADRKVEITMTRDTGVIEIWYGELADKKPQIDLVTDAVARTADAAPYTGGKRLYGYVKSDLMWVGEKQTPEVELRPYMSAHLKKVVTPEEVERWARALPDDMPDDGIAFFK from the coding sequence ATGATCGAGATCCCGTCCGACCTCCACAAGGACCTCGTCCCGCTCGCCTTCCTGCTCGGCAACTGGGCCGGTGCGGGCGTGCACGACTTCCCCGGCGCCGAGAAGTGCAACTTCGGCCAGGAGGTCACCTTCACCCATGACGGCCGGGACTTCCTGGAGTACCACTCCCACACCTGGGTGCTGGACAACGACGGGAACAAGGTCAGGCCCCTGGAGTCCGAGCACGGCTTCTGGCGTGTCGACGCCGACCGCAAGGTCGAGATCACGATGACCCGGGACACCGGTGTGATCGAGATCTGGTACGGCGAGCTGGCGGACAAGAAGCCGCAGATCGACCTGGTCACGGACGCGGTCGCGCGCACGGCCGACGCCGCCCCCTACACCGGCGGCAAGCGCCTGTACGGCTACGTCAAGAGCGACCTCATGTGGGTCGGCGAGAAGCAGACCCCCGAGGTCGAGCTGCGCCCCTACATGTCGGCCCACCTGAAGAAGGTCGTCACCCCGGAAGAGGTCGAGCGCTGGGCCAGGGCCCTGCCCGACGACATGCCTGACGACGGGATCGCCTTCTTCAAGTAG
- a CDS encoding DUF3099 domain-containing protein, translated as MYARRRHQYFAMMGICITLFVLAWAVVRLWSVPVAVGMCVVAMLIPPLAAMVANRRGPDDRWWDDPSGDPKSDEWWDELDGKKRRL; from the coding sequence ATGTACGCACGGCGACGTCATCAGTACTTCGCCATGATGGGCATCTGCATCACGCTGTTCGTCCTGGCCTGGGCCGTCGTACGCCTCTGGTCGGTCCCGGTGGCGGTGGGCATGTGCGTGGTGGCCATGCTGATCCCCCCGCTGGCCGCGATGGTCGCCAACCGCCGAGGACCGGACGACCGCTGGTGGGACGACCCGTCCGGCGACCCGAAGTCCGACGAGTGGTGGGACGAACTGGACGGCAAGAAGCGCCGGTTGTAG
- the ygfZ gene encoding CAF17-like 4Fe-4S cluster assembly/insertion protein YgfZ: MKSPLLTLPGAVPAEGVDEGVAAHYGELFREQRALADGAGFVDLSHRGVVAVTGPDRLSWLHLLLTQHVSELPVGEATEALILSAHGHIEHALYLVDDGTTVWAHVEPGTQDALIAYLESMKFFYQVEVADRTADFAVVHLPAGSIAEVPEGVVVRETAYGRDLFLPREDLESYAAKTGPAAGLLAYEALRVEHHRPRLGFETDHRTIPHELGWIGTAVHLQKGCYRGQETVARVQNLGKPPRRLVFLHLDGSEVHLPVAGTEIRLAEEGADGRKIGFITTSVRHHELGPVALALVKRNVPTDAALVAGETAAAQEVVVEP; the protein is encoded by the coding sequence ATGAAGAGCCCTCTGCTGACCCTGCCCGGCGCCGTCCCCGCCGAGGGCGTGGACGAAGGTGTCGCCGCCCACTACGGCGAACTGTTCCGCGAGCAGCGCGCCCTCGCCGACGGCGCCGGTTTCGTCGACCTCTCGCACCGCGGCGTCGTCGCCGTGACCGGTCCGGACCGGCTGAGCTGGCTGCATCTGCTGCTCACCCAGCACGTCAGCGAGCTGCCCGTGGGCGAGGCCACGGAGGCGCTGATCCTCTCCGCGCACGGCCACATCGAGCACGCGCTGTACCTCGTGGACGACGGCACGACGGTCTGGGCCCATGTCGAGCCCGGCACCCAGGACGCGCTGATCGCCTACCTGGAGTCGATGAAGTTCTTCTACCAGGTCGAGGTCGCCGACCGGACCGCCGACTTCGCCGTGGTGCACCTGCCCGCCGGGTCCATCGCCGAGGTCCCCGAGGGTGTCGTGGTACGCGAGACGGCGTACGGCCGCGACCTCTTCCTCCCGCGCGAGGACCTGGAGTCCTACGCCGCGAAGACCGGGCCCGCGGCCGGGCTGCTCGCCTACGAGGCGCTGCGCGTCGAGCACCACCGCCCGCGGCTCGGCTTCGAGACCGACCACCGCACGATCCCGCACGAGCTGGGCTGGATCGGTACGGCGGTCCATCTCCAGAAGGGCTGCTACCGCGGCCAGGAGACCGTCGCCCGCGTCCAGAACCTCGGCAAGCCGCCGCGGCGGCTGGTCTTCCTGCACCTCGACGGCAGCGAGGTGCACCTCCCGGTCGCCGGTACGGAGATCCGGCTCGCGGAGGAGGGGGCCGACGGGCGGAAGATCGGGTTCATCACGACGTCGGTACGCCATCACGAGCTGGGCCCCGTCGCCCTCGCGCTGGTGAAGCGGAACGTGCCGACGGACGCGGCGCTGGTGGCGGGGGAGACGGCGGCGGCGCAGGAAGTGGTCGTGGAGCCGTAG
- a CDS encoding Fur family transcriptional regulator — protein sequence MVSTDWKSDLRQRGYRLTPQRQLVLEAVDTLEHATPDDILVEVRKTASGVNISTVYRTLELLEELDLVSHAHLGHGAPTYHLADRHHHIHLVCRDCTNVIEADVSVAAEFTAKLRDTFGFETDMKHFAIFGRCKDCARKSSLKNSTTES from the coding sequence GTGGTGAGCACCGACTGGAAGAGTGATCTCAGGCAGCGCGGCTATCGGCTGACGCCGCAGCGGCAGCTTGTGCTCGAAGCCGTGGACACCCTGGAGCATGCGACCCCCGACGACATCCTCGTGGAAGTGAGGAAGACGGCGTCGGGGGTCAACATTTCCACGGTGTACCGGACCCTGGAGCTCCTGGAGGAGCTGGATCTGGTCAGCCATGCCCACCTGGGGCACGGAGCGCCGACGTACCACCTCGCGGACCGCCACCATCACATCCACCTCGTGTGCCGGGACTGCACGAACGTCATCGAGGCCGATGTGTCGGTGGCCGCGGAGTTCACCGCCAAGCTGCGGGACACCTTCGGCTTCGAGACCGATATGAAGCACTTCGCGATCTTCGGGCGATGCAAGGACTGCGCGCGCAAGAGCTCGCTGAAGAATTCAACTACCGAGTCGTAG
- a CDS encoding winged helix-turn-helix domain-containing protein encodes MAVDPKHASVNGRKRSPRPQKSHREVADELRARIRSGELQPGQRMPTQARLADEFGVERGAVRQALRILQSEHLLINVSKGSPATVAPDLGRALTGPGAPPQPTMVALAPRAAAAFAAPHVEIDALCLTAVSLTLALGEPLRQIHAGQLKPAKVDVRVLLPSRRIDLAFPTPVDATAAGRLRRRWLAQRNAQGQVLQHNLLALRATHGIDVQVTFRALPFTPPVKLYLLNGVEALFAYYMVTRREEEIDHEFLELYDAEGTQSMLFAFEQGAGLRDTTFVEQSHLWFNSLWETISSDLELTS; translated from the coding sequence TTGGCCGTGGACCCGAAACACGCCTCCGTCAATGGACGGAAGAGGTCACCGCGGCCACAGAAGTCACATCGCGAAGTGGCCGACGAGCTGCGCGCCCGGATCCGCTCCGGCGAACTCCAGCCCGGCCAGCGCATGCCCACCCAGGCCCGGCTGGCCGACGAGTTCGGCGTGGAACGGGGAGCCGTACGGCAGGCCCTGCGCATCCTTCAGTCCGAGCACCTGCTCATCAATGTGTCCAAGGGCAGCCCCGCCACCGTCGCCCCGGACCTCGGCAGGGCGCTGACCGGCCCCGGAGCCCCGCCGCAGCCCACCATGGTGGCGCTCGCGCCCCGCGCCGCGGCTGCCTTCGCCGCTCCGCACGTCGAGATCGACGCCCTCTGTCTGACCGCCGTCTCGCTCACCCTCGCCCTCGGCGAACCGCTGCGCCAGATCCACGCCGGACAGCTGAAACCGGCCAAGGTCGACGTCCGGGTCCTGCTGCCGAGCCGGCGTATCGACCTCGCCTTTCCGACCCCGGTCGACGCCACGGCCGCGGGCCGGCTGCGCCGCCGCTGGCTGGCCCAGCGCAATGCCCAGGGCCAGGTGCTCCAGCACAATCTGCTGGCGCTGCGGGCGACGCACGGCATCGATGTGCAGGTCACCTTTCGCGCGCTGCCCTTCACCCCGCCGGTGAAGCTGTACCTGCTCAACGGCGTGGAGGCGCTCTTCGCGTACTACATGGTGACGCGCCGCGAGGAGGAGATCGACCACGAGTTCCTGGAGCTGTACGACGCCGAGGGCACCCAGTCCATGCTGTTCGCGTTTGAGCAGGGCGCCGGGCTGCGCGACACCACGTTCGTGGAGCAGTCCCATCTGTGGTTCAACTCGTTATGGGAGACGATCAGTTCGGATCTGGAGCTGACCAGCTGA
- a CDS encoding sulfurtransferase, whose protein sequence is MSRSDVLVDADWLQENLDDSNIAIVEVDEDTSAYEKNHIKNAIRIDWTKDLQDPVRRDFIDQEGFEKLLSAKGIANDTLVILYGGNNNWFASYAYWYFKLYGHENVKLLDGGRKKWELDARELVDGTDIPARPATEYKAKAQDKSIRAFRDDVVAAIGAQNLVDVRSPDEFSGKLLAPAHLPQEQSQRPGHVPTARNIPWSKNANDDGTFKSDDALKELYADEQVDLAKDTIAYCRIGERSALTWFVLHELLGVENVKNYDGSWTEYGSLVGVPIELGANN, encoded by the coding sequence ATGAGCCGCAGCGACGTCCTGGTCGACGCCGACTGGCTCCAGGAGAACCTGGACGACAGCAACATCGCGATCGTGGAGGTGGACGAGGACACGTCCGCCTACGAGAAGAACCACATCAAGAACGCGATCCGGATCGACTGGACCAAGGACCTTCAGGACCCGGTCCGCCGCGACTTCATCGACCAGGAGGGCTTCGAGAAGCTCCTGTCGGCGAAGGGCATCGCCAACGACACGCTGGTGATCCTGTACGGCGGCAACAACAACTGGTTCGCGTCCTACGCCTACTGGTACTTCAAGCTCTACGGCCACGAGAACGTCAAGCTCCTCGACGGCGGCCGCAAGAAGTGGGAGCTGGACGCCCGCGAGCTGGTCGACGGCACCGACATCCCCGCGCGCCCGGCCACCGAGTACAAGGCCAAGGCGCAGGACAAGAGCATCCGTGCCTTCCGCGACGACGTCGTGGCGGCCATCGGCGCCCAGAACCTCGTCGACGTCCGTTCCCCCGACGAGTTCTCCGGCAAGCTGCTCGCCCCGGCCCACCTGCCGCAGGAGCAGTCGCAGCGCCCGGGCCACGTCCCGACCGCCCGCAACATCCCGTGGTCGAAGAACGCCAACGACGACGGCACCTTCAAGTCGGACGACGCGCTCAAGGAGCTCTACGCCGACGAGCAGGTCGACCTGGCGAAGGACACCATCGCCTACTGCCGGATCGGTGAGCGCTCCGCGCTGACCTGGTTCGTGCTGCACGAGCTGCTCGGCGTGGAGAACGTCAAGAACTACGACGGCTCCTGGACCGAGTACGGCTCCCTCGTCGGCGTGCCGATCGAGCTCGGCGCCAACAACTAA
- a CDS encoding GNAT family N-acetyltransferase, whose amino-acid sequence MTRAADIDVRPITEAELAGWHRAVNTGFLREPTLSEEQLAARDPWFVPGRLLGAFDRDRCVATFRSFDQRLTTVGGTAVPSDAITNVTVSPTHRRRGLLSRMMERDLTAAKERGDAVATLIAAEYPIYGRYGFGPATTMAEWTIDVPRTGLDPRWSGPEDGGRIDLIDAPDVRKLGPELHERLRRTQPGAVSRDDLWWQLTTGAVRFFNTFKEPHYAVYRSQSGEVEGMVAYTSDDHWGDGKQPLNTATVKWLIGVTPAAERALWQYLCSIDWITTVKTGWRAPDDLLPHFLPDPRAARITSQADWMWVRILDVVRAMEARTYAGAGSVVLDVVDGGGRYRLEAAADGTGACAATTDTADLGITLSDLATLWLGDESAVRLAALGRVREERAGAARVADALLRTSRRPWCPDLF is encoded by the coding sequence ATGACCCGCGCCGCTGATATCGACGTACGACCGATCACCGAGGCCGAGCTCGCCGGCTGGCATCGTGCCGTGAACACCGGGTTCCTGCGGGAGCCGACGCTCAGCGAGGAGCAACTCGCCGCCAGAGATCCCTGGTTCGTTCCCGGTCGGCTCCTCGGGGCCTTCGACCGGGATCGTTGCGTCGCCACCTTCCGGTCCTTCGATCAGCGGCTCACCACCGTCGGCGGCACCGCCGTCCCCTCCGACGCCATCACCAACGTCACCGTTTCCCCCACCCACCGCCGCCGCGGCCTCCTCAGCCGCATGATGGAGCGCGACCTCACCGCCGCGAAGGAGCGCGGAGACGCCGTCGCCACCCTCATCGCCGCCGAGTACCCGATCTACGGCCGCTACGGCTTCGGCCCCGCCACCACCATGGCCGAGTGGACGATCGACGTACCCCGCACCGGCCTCGATCCCCGCTGGTCCGGCCCCGAGGACGGCGGAAGGATCGACCTGATCGACGCCCCGGACGTCCGCAAGCTCGGCCCGGAACTGCACGAGCGCCTGCGCCGCACGCAGCCCGGAGCCGTCAGCCGGGACGACCTGTGGTGGCAGCTCACCACCGGCGCGGTGCGGTTCTTCAACACCTTCAAGGAACCCCACTACGCCGTGTACCGCTCGCAGTCCGGCGAGGTCGAGGGCATGGTGGCGTACACGTCCGACGACCACTGGGGCGACGGCAAACAGCCGCTCAACACGGCGACCGTGAAGTGGCTGATCGGAGTGACCCCGGCCGCGGAACGCGCCCTGTGGCAGTACCTGTGCTCCATCGACTGGATCACCACCGTCAAGACCGGCTGGCGCGCGCCCGACGACCTGCTGCCGCACTTCCTCCCCGATCCCCGCGCCGCCCGGATCACCTCCCAGGCCGACTGGATGTGGGTGCGGATCCTCGACGTCGTCCGGGCCATGGAGGCGAGGACGTACGCGGGCGCGGGGTCAGTGGTGCTGGACGTCGTGGACGGCGGCGGGCGCTACCGGCTGGAGGCCGCCGCGGACGGCACCGGAGCCTGCGCGGCCACCACCGACACCGCCGATCTCGGCATCACCCTCTCCGACCTCGCCACACTCTGGCTCGGCGACGAGTCCGCCGTACGGCTCGCCGCGCTCGGCCGGGTCCGGGAAGAACGAGCGGGCGCCGCCCGTGTGGCCGACGCCCTGCTGCGTACGTCCAGGCGGCCTTGGTGCCCGGACCTGTTCTGA
- a CDS encoding RsiG family protein, protein MSTPSTGGPPGAVSLTRAGQRSQLRTPAQRTATEASAWLPADPPEHELTVLTLPELRTLRRDAQRDEADLSYVRRLLQGRIDILRAELARRSPVGAASVVERLAEILRDAPARQRSSARHVTLGTPHSEEYRRLAAEMLAEVELSDLGARTDAELTEAMARLVRYEQQVSLRRQTLQRTTDDCSAEIARRYREGEAQVDDLLL, encoded by the coding sequence ATGAGCACACCGAGTACCGGGGGGCCGCCCGGGGCTGTCTCGTTGACCCGTGCGGGACAGCGAAGTCAGCTGCGGACGCCCGCGCAGCGCACCGCGACGGAGGCGTCGGCGTGGTTGCCGGCGGATCCGCCCGAGCATGAACTGACCGTACTGACCTTGCCCGAGTTGCGCACGCTGCGGCGGGACGCGCAGCGGGACGAGGCGGATCTGAGCTATGTGCGGCGGCTGCTTCAGGGGCGGATCGACATCCTGCGGGCGGAGTTGGCGCGGCGGTCGCCGGTGGGGGCGGCGTCCGTGGTGGAGCGGCTTGCGGAGATCCTGCGGGACGCTCCCGCGCGGCAGCGGTCCTCGGCGCGGCATGTGACGCTCGGGACGCCGCACAGCGAGGAGTACCGGCGGCTGGCGGCGGAGATGCTGGCGGAGGTCGAACTGTCGGACCTCGGGGCCCGCACGGATGCGGAACTGACCGAGGCGATGGCCCGCCTGGTCCGATACGAGCAGCAGGTCTCCCTGCGCCGCCAGACCCTGCAACGGACGACGGACGATTGCAGCGCGGAGATCGCCCGCCGCTACCGAGAGGGCGAGGCCCAGGTGGACGACTTGCTGCTGTGA
- a CDS encoding DsrE family protein produces the protein MAKKLVIKVTAGADAPERCSQAFTVAAVAVASGVEVSLWLTGESAWFALPGRAAEFELPHAAPLPDLLDSLLAGGKVTLCTQCAARRDITEKDVIEGVRIAGAQVFVQEALGDETQALVY, from the coding sequence ATGGCGAAGAAGCTCGTGATCAAGGTGACTGCCGGGGCCGACGCGCCCGAGCGGTGTTCGCAGGCGTTCACGGTGGCGGCGGTGGCCGTGGCCAGTGGGGTCGAGGTCTCGCTCTGGCTGACCGGGGAGTCGGCGTGGTTCGCCCTCCCGGGCCGGGCCGCCGAGTTCGAGCTGCCCCATGCCGCGCCGCTGCCCGACCTGCTCGACTCACTCCTCGCGGGCGGCAAGGTGACCCTGTGCACGCAGTGCGCCGCGCGCCGGGACATCACCGAGAAGGACGTCATCGAGGGCGTACGGATCGCCGGCGCGCAGGTCTTCGTACAGGAGGCCCTCGGGGACGAGACGCAGGCGCTCGTCTACTGA